The sequence below is a genomic window from Candidatus Obscuribacterales bacterium.
GATTGAGACGAGATTATCCCAAGATGGGTACATCGCTAGAGCTGAGGGCATCTGCGCAATAGTCTGTGAGAAATGGCGAGCGATCGCCTGTTTTGCTCCACAGAATGGGAAAGAAGGACTCATCCATGCGGGTATCGCCTACCCGTTTGTAGCGACCATAGATATAGCCAGCGGGATTAGTGGGATGGAACGCCGCATGGGCAGGAATAGTATGCAGACCAATGCTATGGAAGGTGCGATCGGTGCGGGTGGTGGGAGCCAGACCGTGCCAGGTACGCCCATGGTGGAAACCACAGCCCCCCGCTGGCACGTTGACCACAACCAATTCTGGCTCTGGCACTCCGGCCTGCTCTGCCGCTTGCAGCATAGCCCAGCGGTAGTCTTTCGTGGGGGCATGGAATTCACCAGCCACGTCCACCAAGGGCCATTTGTGAGAACCCCGAGCATAGACCAGGGTGCCATCGGCCAAGCTAGCATCTTGCAGGGCAATCCAGCAGGTCATCATGTGGGGTGGCGTTAGGTAGTTAATGTAGGCTCCGTCTTGATGCATAGCGACGGCCTTGGCACTGGGTGGCTTGATCCACATGCTGTCTTGCCCAATGCGGGCCCCATCCCAACCGGCCAGGGTAGCCGTGAGCCGCCCTAGCTCTGCCGACAGCACTAAGCTAGCGATGGTGCGATCGCACTTCCATGCATTGCAGATTTCCCGCGTCACATCGGGTAAGCTTAAGCCTTGACGCCAATACCATTCGTCGGGATAGATACCGGTTTCAAACTCGCCGTAGAACAGGCGCTCCATGCGTTCAATCAAGCGATCGGGCAGGTCAGGGGGGAGAAGATTCTCGACGATCAAAAAACCATCGTCCTGAAATCGCTGAATCTGACTCTCGGTTAGCTGAATGGGTTGGTAGGTCATAGGGGTTTCTCAGACGCACAGCTCCACGAT
It includes:
- a CDS encoding phytanoyl-CoA dioxygenase family protein, which encodes MTYQPIQLTESQIQRFQDDGFLIVENLLPPDLPDRLIERMERLFYGEFETGIYPDEWYWRQGLSLPDVTREICNAWKCDRTIASLVLSAELGRLTATLAGWDGARIGQDSMWIKPPSAKAVAMHQDGAYINYLTPPHMMTCWIALQDASLADGTLVYARGSHKWPLVDVAGEFHAPTKDYRWAMLQAAEQAGVPEPELVVVNVPAGGCGFHHGRTWHGLAPTTRTDRTFHSIGLHTIPAHAAFHPTNPAGYIYGRYKRVGDTRMDESFFPILWSKTGDRSPFLTDYCADALSSSDVPILG